The genomic stretch CATATGGGGCTGGGCAAGCCTTATGGCTCCTATATGggtttcattatttatttatttcatatttatttgtaTCACTGCATCCCCGCTTAGAAGTGTAATGAATTCTTTTCATCCTTAGCTTATACGTAGTACGGTTTTGTACATCAGAAATCGAATGTAATTCTCACGCAGGCTTTGTTTGACATTGCGTTGAATTACTGGATGTCaatatttgtgaaatgttgttaAGTATTTATTTGCTCATCAGTTGAGTTGCGTGCAACCTAACTTATTCTGTACCATCATCTTAGATCTGTATCACGTAGACTGAAACAAATGATAGATTGCAACCAAACTGTGCTTTCCCCTTTTCACCTGTAGCTTAACAATGTTACAGAATAGTAGGATACCTAACTCTAGACTTGCATGTACTGTTGCTATGCATTTACTTAGCTTACAAGTTAGATAAAGcggttttgtattttttatacaTCATGTACTTTTTTTACTTGTCCCTTAATAAAAGTAATTTTGTGAGTTTTCTGGAAGTGTGGAGTGAATTTATTGGTATAAAGTGGGTAGGTGGAGAAAAATGAACTCAGCAGGATGATCCAAATTCAGTTGACGATAATAGATTAAgaataatttaattaatttcccTGAAAAGACTTACGTTCATGGCAGTGATACAGGCACTGCAAGTATTACAAGGGAATATACTGTGAGGCAGAGGTGAAAGTGAATTTACAACATTTCAGATACATCGTACTGCACATCCATCTTAGTTTTTGTGAGTTGAGCCTCCAGACAGCAGGTCTGCCAGGTCATCTGATCAGTCTGAGCTGAGTCTTTCTTGGTTTTCTTGGGAGAATTTCTACATCAGAGTTTTACCAATCATAAGACTAATATACACTAGATTTAAAAGTGAGACTTTTGTTGTACCTCAGATGTACCTCACactatttacttttatttacatgtaCACTACACTTGCTTGAAATTAAAACAAagacattcttttttttttttttttttttttttttttttacacattttcacgGTAAGAGTAATTTTTCACACCATGCAAACTATTATatctgtcattttgaaagaaaaggtCAGTTAAGTCTGTGAATTATAAAGTAAGAAGCCTGGGTTTGGTGTGATTTATACAACATCCTACTGGTCTCAGTCTGGAATCCTGAttttaaacaaacatgaacattttgtgCCTATGTTATATTGGGATTTTACACACTCATAAATGAAGGTTCACGAATTCCAGAGACTGCTTTTGGTATAACTTAATGTTTTCAGTTAACGCTGTAAGGGTATATTCAGGTAAAACATGCATTCTATTGGATGACACTGCATGCACTTCGGAAGTCGTTCACTTGTTTCACATCATAATAGTATGCACTTGGTTTTATTTCgtagtttttaaaaatgatttacttttttttattgaaatgtattcatgtatggttttgaaatgtttccatACTTTCGCTGGAATCGATATTGTATAATTCAGCATCTGAAAAACAACGATATAACTTCATGAGGTTGGTTAAAATGTACACCTGTGATTTGCGcagttttaaataaagaaaGGCAAAAGGAAGGAATGAAAAAAGCACCGGAAACGGTGGTCCTATGACgggaagttaaaaaaaacacggaagtgctttgtttttgtttcacaggcAGCTGTCAGAGGCACCTTTAGGCTGCAGATGTCGTTTTAAAGCTGGTACCGGAGCAGCCAGGGTCGGAGCAGACGGCAGCAGTGGGACCTGAGGTAGCTTTTATCAGTTTTGTGGTTCGTTTGCCAGTTTAGCTCGGAAGCTAACGGCCAGTCAGCCTGCTCACAGGGAGCTCTGTCGATCTGTTAATGAAGCTAATAAACATGCTGCGATGGAaataacacagagaaacagctggagGTGACTGACTGTAGAAGACGATACTGGTATTAGTGTTACTGAACCTAACCTGTGTCGGCACTGATTATCTAAAGGTCCGTTAGTTTCATGATCAAGCTTTCTGCATGGGCTCGTGCTGTCAGTGCTTATGATGTTGAGAGTATTATATCATACTACTCGCGAGAGTAAATTTCTGAATAAAGGTAttatttgcagctttttttttgacTCCATCGTCATCATGGTGGAGCCCACAGCATCTGGCGTGTTCTGCAACAGGATGCTGAGCATGGTCAACTCTGAGGATGTTAACGCCATCATCCAGGCTCAGAGACACATGTGAGTGGCATGATGGGAGTAGTCTGTTCAGCTCGATGTGGCTTTGGACTGTTAAATATATAATGGGTGAGCTGTTTTATGCAGCTGCATTTGCTTGCAAATCACACCTGCCTTGTTATTTGTAAACCAGCCTCTGAAGATACTTTTTGCTGAATTATTGTGAAAAACAGGCTTGATCGCTTTGAGAAGACTAACGAAATGCTGATCAACTTCAACGGGCTGTCTAACGTGCGACTGCAACAGATGAACGAGCGCTTCCTGCTCCACACCCGCACCCTTGTGGAGATGAAGAAAGATCTGGACAGCATCTTCAGAAGGATCAGGTAAGTCACTACTCGCCTggtgcaaacagacacacacatttgtacttaTACACTATATTTCCGAGGATCCTCactgacataatgcattccccAGCTGCTCACCccaaccttaaccatcacaactaaatgcctaaCCCGAGCCCTTACCTGACCCTAACCTAAACGCCTTAACCCtcaaacagctctttgaagatctgtccTCACTTTCTAAAAATGTTCTCAATCCCAAGGTCTAACTCTCAAATTATTTCTCACATTGATAGATGGACAagtacacataaacaaacacttgcACAACATCTAATTACTGGTGTCCTCTGCTTCTGCAGGATGCTAAAAGGGAAGATTGCTAAACAGTACCCAGAAGCTTTCAGCAGTGAGTTTTCTTTCCAGTCATCATTTTGTGACCACAGTCTACATTCCCACATCAGCGTGTCTAAAatatctctgtttttttctggcaGACATCCACGAGTCACCCATCctggaggatgatgatgacgagTTTGACCCAGTTCCTCCCAGTGTTGCCACCACAACTACAACAGCCACCtcagagcagagcacagagtCCTGTGACACAAGTCCTGATGTGATCTCACCTACTGTGAGCAGATGCTCTGAGGATCTCTCTCAGGAGCCACCCGACACGCCCACCTCTGATGTCTTAGAGACAGCCGTCCTACGGGACGAGGGTCCTGACTCTGTGCCTGCAGAGTAAAGCGAGCAGTTTGTGAATGGATTTTGAACCTTAAAACTATTTTAGCAGGAGGGCATGTTGTATAATTGAGTTTGCGTTGCGTTACAATGTTTGCAGACTTTCCCAGTTATTAATCTATCTGTTGGGAACAGCATCACAGCTATGAACTGTCCATGAGGATGCTGGCTTTTTGTTGGCATGCTTGTTTGTCCTATGCCTGCACAGCACTAAAATACCGCAGATAATACTTGAAGTTGTATAGTATCTCACTATAGATGTACTGTCTATCTAGTACTGTATATCTATGGGACTGACAGTGAACTTGAGCAACTCACACTTTATGTGATTATGagcatatttaatttttttcacaCCTGAAGGAAGAAATCCCCTGTGATGTCTTTTAAGATTTATGTTACTTGAAAGACAAAAGTTATTGTTCTCAACCTGAATAATACTAATGAGGGTCTGTGAGTAGttactgctgttgttgtcatACTATTACAATATTGTAATATTGTAGCATTGTTATTCTATGGATGTTTGTTAATACATTCGAGAGTGTTTTCAGGAGCAAATTGATAATTAATTTGATGCTTTACTGATCCCTGCCAAGAAATTGTCTCTTTGTTTGCCTCCTACATTGCAGGGAAGGCTCATTGTTAGTGATCAGTGTCTCTGGAGCTGTTAGGGATTCTGCAAACTGTTCAAGGACACATGAGCAGTGCAGAGGCTGTTTGATTTAAGAGCTGGAGCCAGGTCACTCCTTACTGCCTATTAAAGATGCAGCTTTGGTGTAAAGAGAAAAATCCAGTCTAAAATTGAGTTAATTTGTTATTTCTGGCATATTTCTACATCTCAGTATCCCTTGTGGATTTGAAAAATGATCCCCTAAAAAATGATCCCAGAGAAGCTGAGTATAGCTGTCCATAGATGTGGACTAATGCTTGGATTGACTCTACAATATAAAATCAGTGGAATAATATAAGTAATTCATACAGTTAATTTTCCTTTACAGTTAATATAGAACTTGGGATTGAAAGGTGAACACTTATGCTCAAAATGTAGGCATTAAAGCAATAAACAAAGTCGACTCAAGGTTGAAATACCGATGGGGCTATGCTGGCAACTGCTCTGCTACCCTAGTACCCAAAAGTTCAAGGATCACTGGGTGCCTAAGGGACAGTCATCTCATAATCCATCCATTGGGCCATGTGATATTCCAGCATACTCTACAATGAACAGACAAGACAGGAACAGATAACAAGGAGCAGGCAGCTTGTTTTTGCCCCAGAGTCCCTCAGCAGCTTAATCTGGCCAACGCACACTCTTTCCAAACAAGTTTATATACACCTCATGAGCATGATATCACCTGAAACATTTAAGGTATGAGCGGTGCCTTAGTTGTTATTaccaaacaaataaacacaaagtaataGCCTAATAATATTCATAGTAAATGCCACATAGGCTGGGACTCTTGGGGAGAGTGCCAGTCTGGCCAGTCTTGGTTAGCTCAAAAACTTTGCTAGCTTGTGGGAAATTAGCACCAAACTCTTCATACATGATAGTTTACAACGACGTTGTTTTTGAATCTTATCCATAttgttttaaaggttttaaattgtgttttaaatgtgtgtttgtaaccTGTAACTTACCGAACCGACCGTCTGAGGGCGCTACGCACGACTaggagcagtttttttttttttgccagacaATGGGTCCAATGACACGCTAACGTCAGCTAGCACAACGCCGCGAGCTAACCCCGGCTAACTTCGATTCGCTTTTTAGGATTTGTAGATGTTTGACTAAGAAAAGAAGCCGTGGAGTGAGCTGACGGTACAATAGCGatattttttaaagtaataTCAGTCGCCCGTTGTCATGTTTTAGCCGGGTAGTTCAGTTGTTAGCTCATATGTTAACAGCTGTGATGGTGGACGTCAGCTCTGAGAGGAACCACGCATATGATTGGCTGTCGGTGACACATTACCCAACGGTCATCCTATTAAACAACCGGCGTTAACTAGCTAACTAGCTGCGCGAAAACATTCACTTTATGAAGAAGTCACCAGAAGCTACATCACCGCCGCTCCTAAAATGAGGAGACTGACCAAAAAGAAGGCTCTGACTCTGGTGAGGGAGCTGGACGCTTTCCCCAAAGTCCCCGAGAGCTACGTGGAGTCCACAGCCAGCGGTGGGACAGGTAGACATGCTACAAAGCCAGCTGTGGCCTCCACTTCCACATACTCCTGCCCGAGGGAGCCGCTTCAATGCTAACTCATTTTGATGCTCTCTCTAGTGTCTCTGATAGCATTCACTCTCATGGCTGTCCTTGCCTTCCTGGAATTCTTTGTGTACAGAGACACATGGATGAAGTATGAGTATGAGGTGGACAAAGACTACAGCAGGTAAGAACTAAACAAGTGTATGTGGCTGTACAGCTGCTACGAATAATCCATTAGTTAGTTTAAATGTGGGGGAAAAAGGTcaattctctgattccagcttcttaaatgtgaatattttctggtttcttcactcctctatgACAGTAAGCTGAATGTCTCTAGGTTGTGGACAAGTCAAGACATTTGAGGTTGACATATTCAGGTTTATCAGCCATGAAAATAagtgttagttgcagccctacttgACTGCATCTGCTCTTCACTTCCAGTAAACTGAGGATAAATGTAGACATCACAGTGGCCATGAGATGCCAGTGTAAGTACATTTGATTTGCATTTCAGCTCTAGAGAAAGCACTCATTGATATTTGGCAGAGAAAGATGCCATGTGGTGTTTTTTAACTTCTGTTTGAATGCAGATGTCGGTGCAGATGTCCTGGATCTGGCAGAGACCATGGTGGCCTCCGATGGCTTGAAATATGAACCAGTGAGTTATGAGCGTCTTCAGTGTGCAATAGCAATTTATTTCCTTTATTCTGAATGCATGAAATCctattttctttgtgttttgcaaTGGTTATGTTATGCTCACctgacaaatgtgttttctcacaCCTTAGGTCAACTTTGAGCTCTCTCCACAGCAAAGATTGTGGCACATGTAAGAGTCAAGTTTTTAAGCTGCATCACACATCTATTTCTGAACACTCCCTAAAGGAGTATGGTGGCATTTTCATCCAGAAGAAGCATTATTTAGCCACgttatttaaaattcagtttgCATCTAGTGACAACAGCACAGTGTTTGGTCTTGACAGAGTATTTACAAATCAGCAGATCATTGGTAACATTGTCTGCACCCCTAAAGGAAACCAAAAAGGTATTCAAATTCACTGGGGctatttggttttatttgatttgCATAGTGCAAACAAGCAGGGTGAAGTTTACATGTTCTCTTTGTTGAGATGAATTATAGGCCCAAATTTAAGATGTCTCATccattgtttggttttgactcaTTCAATTGAGTTTTGTTGCCTTAATTACTCTGTCTCCATCAGGACACTTCTGCACATCCAGGACCGTCTGAAAGTGGAGCACTCTCTCCAGGATGTGCTCTTCAAGGCCGCAATCAACGACGCTCGTCCTGCTCAGTCTCCGAGGTACAGGATCCTCTTTTCAGTCGGGAGTCGAGAGATGGTTGAAGATATGATTGCAAAGATAAACAGGGAAGTGTTCTACCTCCCACgtgctgtgatttatttatcCCCTCCACTTTGTGCTGCTTCTTTTGCCCACAGCGAGGACAGCTCCACTTCCCTCAGTGCGTGCAGGATACATGGACATCTGTATGTGAACAAGGTGGCAGGAAATTTCCACATTACAGTTGGCAAGTATGTATCTAAATGATTTAAGAGATCGTGCATCTTTTATATCTGTCAGAGAACATCAAGTTAAACCTGACCATGTTATATCAGAGTGTGACCTCCTCATCCCTGCACAGGTCCATCCCACATCCCAGAGGCCATGCCCATCTAGCTGCTCTAGTGAGCCACGACAGTGAGTTCATTATCCTTTTGACTAAACCCTGTTGTACACATATCCACTTTATGTAACATGGCAGTCACAGTCACatgattatttattgttttgatttggcATTGTGTTGCAGCTTATAACTTCTCTCACCGGATTGACCACCTGTCCTTTGGAGAAGCCATTCCTGGAATAATCAGTCCTCTGGACGGGACAGAGAAAGTCTCTGCTGATTGTACGGTTGTGCTGTCACATCAAGCAGTTAGCGTGTTGTGCCACCAAAAAAATGAATACCTGAGTCAGACATGTGTGCTTCTTCTCTCCAGCGAACCACATGTTTCAGTACTTCATCACCATCGTGCCCACCAAACTGAGCACCTACAAGGTGTCTGCAGAGACGCATCAGTACTCAGTCACCGAGCAGGTCAGTTTGaagtttgtttgtatgtttgtggtTGTACGCCATGTATCAGTAtgatcagtgtgtttgcattccTCTTGTTGTTCTATAGGACCGAGTGATCAACCACGCTGCAGGCAGCCATGGAGTCTCAGGGATCTTCATGAAATACGATATCAGCTCGCTAATGGTCAAAGTCACCGAGCAGCACATGCCTCTGTGGCAGTTCCTTGTCAGACTCTGTGGCATCATCGGAGGCATTTTC from Chaetodon auriga isolate fChaAug3 chromosome 6, fChaAug3.hap1, whole genome shotgun sequence encodes the following:
- the kxd1 gene encoding kxDL motif-containing protein 1 yields the protein MVEPTASGVFCNRMLSMVNSEDVNAIIQAQRHMLDRFEKTNEMLINFNGLSNVRLQQMNERFLLHTRTLVEMKKDLDSIFRRIRMLKGKIAKQYPEAFSNIHESPILEDDDDEFDPVPPSVATTTTTATSEQSTESCDTSPDVISPTVSRCSEDLSQEPPDTPTSDVLETAVLRDEGPDSVPAE
- the ergic2 gene encoding endoplasmic reticulum-Golgi intermediate compartment protein 2 isoform X1; its protein translation is MRRLTKKKALTLVRELDAFPKVPESYVESTASGGTVSLIAFTLMAVLAFLEFFVYRDTWMKYEYEVDKDYSSKLRINVDITVAMRCQYVGADVLDLAETMVASDGLKYEPVNFELSPQQRLWHMTLLHIQDRLKVEHSLQDVLFKAAINDARPAQSPSEDSSTSLSACRIHGHLYVNKVAGNFHITVGKSIPHPRGHAHLAALVSHDTYNFSHRIDHLSFGEAIPGIISPLDGTEKVSADSNHMFQYFITIVPTKLSTYKVSAETHQYSVTEQDRVINHAAGSHGVSGIFMKYDISSLMVKVTEQHMPLWQFLVRLCGIIGGIFSTTGMLHGMVGFLVDVICCRFQMGVYRHLKEAPLNEQADSETQLPTENYTQ
- the ergic2 gene encoding endoplasmic reticulum-Golgi intermediate compartment protein 2 isoform X2, with amino-acid sequence MKYEYEVDKDYSSKLRINVDITVAMRCQYVGADVLDLAETMVASDGLKYEPVNFELSPQQRLWHMTLLHIQDRLKVEHSLQDVLFKAAINDARPAQSPSEDSSTSLSACRIHGHLYVNKVAGNFHITVGKSIPHPRGHAHLAALVSHDTYNFSHRIDHLSFGEAIPGIISPLDGTEKVSADSNHMFQYFITIVPTKLSTYKVSAETHQYSVTEQDRVINHAAGSHGVSGIFMKYDISSLMVKVTEQHMPLWQFLVRLCGIIGGIFSTTGMLHGMVGFLVDVICCRFQMGVYRHLKEAPLNEQADSETQLPTENYTQ